One region of Termitidicoccus mucosus genomic DNA includes:
- a CDS encoding xylose operon transcription regulator XylR, with product MAGSRRTSRARRKPGEALRVAVCIDTRDGPGRERLLGCYQYALEQNWRLYLIRQDNENEIARMAAIDLDGAIFFDRSRPLQEAVKARGVVCVETGARHPDLSDAAVFVDDDALVRIAAGHLRAAGFEHLGYCGLAGSLVSTARAAHLLEQAAAGGGDGATGGHVFEDRWRDGQMEIEALTRWLGALPKPAGVLAYDDKMGERVLAACRWAGIRVPDEVGVIGIGDDELICEVTMPRLSSVALPSRGIGRAAAETLERLLTGKKVEQRWTRVAPLEVISRASTAWLPPARPAVLKAVDFMRAQCHRPIGTDQVAAAVGLPRRTLDRVFHADLGRTVHEYFVELRMQGAKRLLRQTDLPLEDVSRKNGYSSLSSFMRMFAARTGKPPREYREHCKLQRGG from the coding sequence ATGGCCGGCAGTCGAAGGACTTCCCGCGCCCGGCGGAAACCGGGCGAAGCGTTGCGCGTCGCGGTGTGCATCGACACCCGCGATGGCCCGGGGCGCGAACGCCTCCTCGGCTGCTACCAATATGCGCTGGAGCAGAACTGGCGGCTTTACCTGATCCGCCAGGACAACGAAAACGAAATTGCCAGAATGGCGGCCATCGACCTCGACGGGGCGATCTTTTTCGACCGGTCGCGCCCGTTGCAGGAGGCGGTGAAGGCCAGGGGCGTGGTGTGCGTGGAGACGGGGGCGCGGCATCCGGACCTGTCGGACGCGGCGGTGTTCGTAGACGACGACGCGCTGGTGCGCATAGCGGCCGGGCACTTGCGCGCGGCGGGGTTCGAGCACCTCGGCTACTGCGGGCTCGCCGGGAGTCTGGTCTCGACCGCGCGGGCGGCTCATCTTTTGGAGCAGGCGGCGGCGGGCGGCGGCGACGGCGCAACCGGCGGGCATGTGTTTGAGGATCGCTGGCGCGACGGACAGATGGAGATCGAGGCGTTGACGCGATGGCTGGGCGCGCTGCCGAAGCCTGCCGGCGTGCTGGCCTACGACGACAAAATGGGCGAGCGGGTGCTGGCGGCGTGCCGGTGGGCGGGCATCCGGGTGCCGGACGAGGTCGGGGTGATCGGAATCGGGGACGACGAGCTGATTTGCGAGGTGACCATGCCGCGCCTTTCCAGCGTGGCGCTGCCATCGCGCGGGATTGGGCGGGCCGCGGCGGAGACGCTGGAGCGACTGCTGACCGGCAAGAAGGTGGAGCAGCGGTGGACGCGGGTCGCGCCGCTGGAGGTGATCAGCCGCGCCTCGACGGCCTGGCTGCCGCCGGCGCGTCCGGCGGTGCTCAAGGCGGTTGACTTCATGCGCGCGCAATGCCACCGGCCGATCGGCACCGACCAGGTGGCCGCCGCCGTGGGCCTGCCGCGGCGCACGCTTGACCGGGTGTTCCACGCCGACTTGGGGCGCACCGTGCACGAGTATTTCGTGGAATTGCGGATGCAGGGGGCAAAGCGGCTGCTGCGGCAGACCGACCTGCCGCTCGAGGATGTGTCCCGCAAGAACGGCTACTCGTCGCTGTCCTCGTTCATGCGGATGTTTGCCGCGCGCACGGGAAAGCCCCCGCGCGAATACCGCGAGCATTGCAAACTCCAGCGCGGGGGCTGA
- a CDS encoding DUF6259 domain-containing protein produces MNAKTDLRRLPPALRILAFAAVALAGALAPAAAGHVLENKSLRLEIDDAGRLVSLKNLAADHGKGCEYLRSPGQLWRIYLQEDDELDIEVTPDDSAIRPRISNIVTPAGSALRIVWPSLTRIRARGLDIKPEPLPVSVEITATLPDEAAASDEIRWTISVKNNTALAAATAVRECHFPLVGDLALAPDHKLLWSKQGGELIPDPRDEVARQFTAYKAADHLFRALTLSYPSFHGASANCFAFAGPRQGLYFGCHSTRFERTLHQFRVYPAEKVPGTSKAVFDQPSARLEAGFVRFPGIAAGDTWTEGEFVTAPYSGDWHVVAGKYRRWAGTWFQKNPDGTPVAAARTVPEWVRRMNGWQRIILRHQHGEIHYRYADLPQIHADGAAAGINTLFLFGWQKGGHDNHYPDYTPNPKLGTEREMLDGIAHFNKNGGHVILYTNGRLIDRISDYHKATGVGPVILDPFGNEVLDRYTFTGPGNFARIFVGRYFAIACPSSPAWFDHLRAQADRAAAYGCHSLFLDQMGMDEPPCSNPAHNHPPHWVGSVAAKADIIRRLRDHLRSLDPNLALGIEIISDVTGQHADYVHSLFTGSTGPRGFLEFFRYTFPEIILSDREIRDDSDIERRVNRAVLLGLRSDVEIYRCRRTIAETPYYQSYLAKIDALRQRQADLLLEGRYTDTDGFANSNTEVQARSFTLGKRMAIVATQSAKDAAAATITVPAGYKYAGHDAVGDAEVTPASAAEIHLVLPRHALAVLLFESAK; encoded by the coding sequence ATGAACGCCAAAACCGACCTACGCCGCCTTCCCCCCGCGCTCCGCATCCTCGCCTTCGCCGCCGTCGCCCTCGCCGGTGCCCTCGCCCCGGCCGCTGCAGGCCACGTCTTGGAAAACAAGAGCCTCCGCCTCGAAATAGACGACGCCGGCCGCCTCGTTTCCCTCAAAAACCTCGCCGCCGACCACGGCAAGGGCTGCGAATACCTCCGCTCCCCCGGCCAGCTCTGGCGCATTTATCTTCAGGAGGACGACGAACTCGACATCGAGGTCACCCCCGACGACAGCGCCATCCGCCCCCGCATTTCCAACATCGTCACTCCCGCCGGCTCCGCCCTCCGCATCGTCTGGCCCTCGCTCACCCGTATCCGCGCGCGCGGCCTCGACATCAAGCCCGAGCCGCTCCCCGTCAGCGTCGAAATCACCGCCACGCTCCCCGACGAGGCCGCCGCCAGCGACGAAATCCGCTGGACCATCAGCGTCAAAAACAACACCGCCCTCGCCGCCGCCACCGCCGTCCGCGAATGTCACTTCCCCCTCGTCGGCGACCTCGCCCTCGCCCCCGATCACAAACTCCTCTGGTCAAAACAAGGCGGCGAGCTCATCCCCGACCCCCGCGACGAAGTCGCCCGCCAGTTCACCGCCTACAAGGCCGCCGACCACCTCTTCCGCGCCTTGACTCTTTCCTACCCCTCCTTCCACGGCGCCTCCGCCAATTGCTTCGCCTTCGCCGGTCCCCGCCAGGGCCTCTACTTCGGCTGCCACTCCACCCGCTTCGAGCGCACCCTCCACCAATTTCGCGTCTATCCCGCCGAAAAAGTCCCCGGCACCTCCAAGGCCGTTTTCGACCAGCCCTCCGCCAGACTTGAGGCCGGCTTCGTCCGCTTCCCCGGCATCGCCGCCGGTGATACCTGGACCGAGGGCGAGTTCGTCACCGCCCCCTATTCCGGCGACTGGCATGTCGTCGCCGGAAAATACCGCCGCTGGGCCGGCACTTGGTTCCAGAAAAACCCCGACGGCACCCCCGTTGCCGCCGCCCGGACCGTCCCCGAGTGGGTCCGCCGCATGAACGGCTGGCAGCGCATCATCCTCCGCCACCAGCACGGCGAAATCCACTACCGCTACGCCGACCTCCCGCAAATCCACGCCGACGGTGCCGCCGCCGGCATCAACACCCTCTTCCTGTTCGGCTGGCAAAAGGGCGGCCACGACAACCACTACCCCGACTACACCCCGAACCCCAAGCTCGGCACCGAGCGCGAAATGCTCGACGGCATCGCCCATTTCAACAAAAACGGCGGCCACGTCATCCTCTACACCAACGGCCGCCTCATTGACCGCATCAGCGACTACCACAAAGCCACCGGCGTCGGCCCCGTCATCCTCGACCCCTTCGGCAACGAAGTCCTTGACCGCTACACCTTCACCGGCCCCGGCAACTTCGCCAGGATCTTTGTCGGACGCTACTTCGCCATCGCCTGCCCCTCCTCTCCCGCTTGGTTCGACCACCTCCGCGCCCAAGCCGACCGCGCCGCCGCCTACGGCTGCCACTCCCTCTTCCTCGACCAGATGGGCATGGACGAGCCGCCCTGCTCCAACCCCGCCCACAACCACCCCCCGCACTGGGTCGGCTCCGTCGCCGCCAAGGCCGACATCATCCGCCGCCTCCGCGACCACCTCCGTTCCCTCGACCCCAACCTCGCCCTCGGCATCGAGATTATCAGCGATGTCACCGGCCAGCACGCCGACTACGTTCACTCCCTCTTCACCGGCTCCACCGGCCCCCGCGGCTTTCTGGAGTTCTTCCGCTACACCTTCCCTGAAATCATCCTCAGCGACCGCGAAATCCGCGACGATTCCGACATCGAGCGCCGCGTCAACCGCGCCGTCCTCCTCGGCCTCCGCTCCGATGTGGAAATCTACCGCTGCCGCCGCACCATCGCCGAGACCCCGTATTATCAAAGCTACCTCGCCAAGATAGACGCTCTCCGCCAGCGCCAGGCCGATCTCCTCCTCGAAGGCCGCTACACCGACACAGACGGCTTCGCCAATTCAAACACGGAGGTCCAGGCCCGCTC
- the miaA gene encoding tRNA (adenosine(37)-N6)-dimethylallyltransferase MiaA, translated as MILPNEKILHVLTGPTAVGKTELALRWAEANDAEIVSCDSLLFYRGMDIGTAKPAAGELARVPHHLVDVCDVTDRMDVTRYVAMARAAVDDIVARRRRVLVTGGSGFYLKAFFSPVADDVAVPVELRAEIREKYERDGLAALVAELLALNPGGLGPLDTANPRRVIRALERCRASGRTLAGLAADFARQPGPFADYRVRLACLDRDGAELKQRAGARVGEMLRAGLIEEVGRLRAAGLERNSSAAGSIGYRETIAMLDGRLPRAELAAEISKNTRALIKKQRTWFRTQLPAHKTIDAARAGIETLFG; from the coding sequence ATGATTTTGCCCAACGAAAAAATACTCCATGTGCTCACCGGTCCGACCGCGGTCGGAAAAACGGAACTGGCGTTGCGCTGGGCGGAGGCGAACGACGCGGAAATCGTCTCGTGCGATTCGCTTTTGTTTTATCGCGGCATGGACATCGGCACCGCCAAGCCCGCAGCCGGGGAACTCGCCCGGGTGCCGCACCACCTCGTCGATGTGTGCGACGTGACGGACCGGATGGACGTCACGCGTTACGTCGCGATGGCGCGCGCCGCCGTGGACGACATCGTCGCGCGCCGCCGCCGCGTGCTCGTCACCGGAGGCAGCGGTTTTTACCTGAAAGCCTTTTTCTCGCCCGTCGCCGATGACGTGGCCGTGCCGGTGGAATTGCGCGCCGAAATCCGGGAAAAATACGAACGCGACGGTTTGGCCGCGCTTGTCGCGGAACTGCTCGCGCTCAATCCCGGCGGCCTCGGACCGCTCGACACCGCCAACCCGCGCCGCGTCATCCGCGCGCTCGAACGCTGCCGGGCCAGCGGTCGCACGCTGGCCGGGCTCGCCGCCGATTTCGCGCGCCAGCCCGGGCCGTTTGCCGATTACCGCGTGCGTCTCGCATGCCTCGACCGCGATGGCGCCGAGCTCAAGCAACGGGCCGGGGCGAGGGTGGGGGAGATGCTGCGCGCCGGGCTGATTGAAGAAGTCGGGCGCCTCCGCGCCGCCGGACTTGAACGCAATTCCAGCGCGGCCGGTTCCATCGGCTACCGCGAAACCATCGCCATGCTTGACGGGCGGCTGCCGCGGGCCGAACTCGCGGCGGAGATCTCAAAAAACACGCGCGCATTGATAAAAAAACAACGCACATGGTTTCGCACGCAGTTGCCCGCGCATAAAACCATCGACGCGGCGCGGGCCGGCATCGAAACACTTTTCGGGTAA